The genomic region GTCGCTTTCCAGCACCGACAGCAGCTGATCGTAGCCCGAGAGGACGAACGGGCACCCGAAGAACCAGTACTCGGGCGCGAACTGGAAGTACGGGAAGCTGCCCGCGGCGTGAGCCTCGACGCCGCCTTGGCTAACGACCTCACCGATCTCGTCCTCGGACCCGTACGACCCGCCGGGGCTGATCTCGACGGAGATGTCGCCGTCCGACTCTGACTCGATCTCCTCTTTGAACGTTTCCGCGGCCTGCACAAGGATATGGCCGGGTTCGAAGGTGCTTGCGATTGTCATCTCAACGCCGTCGCCGCTGCCGCCGCCGAGGTCCCCAACCATTGAGCAACCGGCCGTGGCCGCGACTGCGCCTGTACTGAGTCCCTTGACTAACGAACGTCTACTGAGCCATGGATTACCATCTGTCATGGTTACCTATACTGGTTCATCGTTAATTATAAAAAACTTTTCCCTAGGGCGAATGTCTCCGGATGTGACCCGGATTCCGAAGCCGTTCACCCGAGTTAGGCACGTTCCTCGTGATACCGCCAGGCGTCGGATGTCCAGCCGCCGTCGGCGCACAGCACTTCGCCGGTGACGTACGTGTCGCCCTGGGCGAGAAAGCCCACACAGTTCGCCATCTCCTGGACCGTGCCGTACCGGGCCATCGGCGTCCGCCGCCGGATGTCGTCATCGGTGTACCCCGCCGACCCCTGGGTCTGATCGGTGATGTCGGTCTTGATGAATCCAGGGGCGAGCGCGTTCACGGTGACATCCTCCGTCGCCCACTCGACGGCGAGCGTCCGGGTGAGGTTGATGACGCCCGCCTTTGCCGCGCAGTACGGCGCTCGCATGTGAAAGCCCATTTCTCCCATCATCGACGCGACGTTGACGATCGACCCGCCGTCGGGCTGTGACAGCATCTGGTGGCCCGCCGCCTGGCAGCCGATGAACACGCCGGTCAGGTCGACATCTATCACCCGCCGCCAATCGTCGAGATTTATCTCCTCGGCCGGGCCGAGCGTCGTCATGCCCGCGTTGTTCACCATCACGTCCAGCGACCCGTAACGGTCGACGGTCGCCTCGACCATCGCCGCCACGTCGTCCTCGTCGCTCACGTCGGCCTGCACGGCGACGGCCTCCCCGCCGGTGTCAGTTATCTCGTCGACGACCGCCTCGGCCCGCTCCTCAGAGGAGCGGTAGTTGACCACCACCGACGCTCCCCGGTCCGCGAGTTCGGTCGCGATGCCGCTGCCGATTCCTCTCGATGCACCCGTGACGATAGCCGCCTCTCCCTCGAACGTATCGCTCATTCGTGGTCTGTCAAAGACTCGCACGGCATGGTATTTCTATCTTCCCCTGTCCGCGCCGTTCCACGTGGTTGCCGACCCGAGCCATCAGCTGTCCGGCAGCAATCTACCCAAAAGAAAGCTATTTATTTGTGGTTCCAGTTCGTGGTCCTATGGTCGACCTAGCGGTAGTCCTACCGCCGCAACCTGACGATAGATGGAAGCTTGCCAAGCAGATGGGCGTGGACAACGCCGTGGTACACACCCTGGAGATCGGCGACGACAAAACCGACTGGAGCTACCACGAACTCCAGCATCTGAAAAACTGGTACGAGGACGCCGGGCTGGAGGTCGGCGTCATCGAGGGCAGCGTCCCCCTGACCGACCGCATCAGGCTCGGACTGGAGGGCCGCAACGAGGACATCGCCGAGTTCAAGAAGTTCATCCGGAACTGCGGGCGCCTTGACATCCCCGTGGTCTGCTACGACTGGATGGTCGGAATCCGGTGGGCGCGGACGGAGGCCCACGTCGAGGCCCGCGGCGGCTCGCTCGTGACCGCCTACTCCGATGACAGGATGCACCGGAACGGGGCGGAGCAAGCAGTCGACGCCACGCGCGAGCAGATCTGGGAGGCGCTGGAGTACTTCCTGCGGGAGGTGACCCCCGTCGCGGAGGAAGCCGGGGTGAAACTCGGCCTCCATCCCGATGATCCGCCACGTGCGTCGCTCGGCGGCGTCCCGCGGATTGTCAACAGCCCCAAGGCGTACCAGCGCGTCCTTGACGCCTACGACAGCGAATACAATGGTATCACGTTCTGCCAGGGGAACTTCGCGGCGATGGGCGTCGACATCCCCGCAACGATCCGCCGGTTCGGCGACCGAATCAATTTTGTCCACTTCAGGGACGTGGACGGAGACGCCGACGACTTCGTCGAGACGTGGCACGACGACGGACCGACGGACATGCTCGCGGCGATGGAGGCCTACCAGGACGCCGTCGACGATGACGTGGTGATGCGGCCCGACCACGTCCCGACGATGGTCGGCGAGGACAACTCGAACCCCGGCTACCACACCAAGGGCCGCCTCTTCGCGGTCGGATACATGCGCGGCCTTCTCGAACGAACCGCATAGGGCCGCGCGGCGACCCCGACCGTTCGGACCCCGTGGTGCAGCCATGCTTTTTCGTTCCTGGTCCCGAACAGCCTCGCAACCGGCATACTATAATGATTGTTCGAGTTGGTCTTGTCCAATAGTGTTGGATGGGTTTCAAAAATAATATTGTGGGGTAGTACGTCATACTCACACATGGGTAGGAACACGGGAAACAATCCGAACCGAATCGGGGCAGTCAAGAATCTCTTCGAGGTGGTCGAGGGGATGGAGGAGTTCGGCGGCTGTGGCGTCCGGGAGTTGGCCGACTACATTGATGTCCCAAAAAGCACGGTCCACATCTACCTCAAGTCGCTGGAGGATGCCGGATACGTCGTGCAGCGGGACGGCCAGTACCAGCTCAGCCTTCGGTTCCTGCAGGTTGGTGGTCAGGTCCGGCACAACAACGGGCTCTACCAAGTCGGCCGCAACGAGATTGACGAACTGGCCCAGGAGACGGGCGAGGTCGCGACTATCGGCTGCGAGGAGTGTGGTTACCGGGTGATGCTGTACCGGACAGAACCGATAGGTGCCATCTTCAACAACGCGCCGACCGGCGAGTACACTCGGATGCACTGGACGGCGCTCGGCAAGGCGATGCTGTCCCAGCAGTCCGACGAACGAATCGGTGAGATCATCGAGGAGCACGGCCTCCCGCAGGCGACGGAACACACTATCGTCGACCGCGATGCGCTCCAGGACGAAATCGAGACCGTCCGGGAGCAGGGGTACGCCATCGAGGACGAAGAGCGCGTCAACGGCGTCAGGTCGGTCGCCGTACCGGTGAGCAGCGAAGGGGTGACCGCCGACGCCGCCATCTCCGTCGCCGGGCCGAAACACGACTTCGACGAGGATCGCATCGAGAACGAGCTCGTCCCGGAGCTACAGAACACCGCGAACGTGATCGAGCTCAAGACGAAACACTACTGATCAGATCCGGCCGCTCACGCGGTCGACCCGCCGTCGATGTGGACCACCTCGCCGGTCAGGTAGTCCGACCGGTCGGCAGCGAGATACGCTGCAAGGCCGCTGATATCCTCCGGCATCCCGAGGCGGCCGGACGGGATCCCCGCCGCGCGCTCCTCGACCCACGACGGGTCCCGCTCCCTGACGGCCTCGTTCATCGACGTCTTCGTCGTCCCTGGGGCGATCCCGACTACCGAGACCCCATCCGGCCCGTAATCGACCGCGAGCTGCTGGACCGCGGCGTCGAGGCCGCCCTTGCTTGCACAGTACGTCGGCAGCTCCGGGACGCCGACCGACCCCGCCTCAGACGAGACGTGGATCAACGTTCCCTCAGTCTCCATCAGCGAGGGGAGGACGTGCTTGCTGACGCGCAATGCACCGAGGAGGTTCACGTCCACCACCCTCGTCAAGTCCGCCTCGTCTGCCTCGTGGAGCCGACTCCGGGCGATCGTCCCCGCGCTGTTGACGGCCACGTCTATCGGCCCCAGCGCATCGACGGCCGTCGTCACGGCGTCCGCGACGCTCGCGTCGTCCCGAACGTCGCACTCGACCGCGACGCAGTCGGTCGGCAGCGACTCGACGAGTGCCTCCAGGTCGCCGACGGAGCGGGCCAGCGCCGCGACGTTCGACCCCCGCTCGGCGTACTCCTCGGCGATTTTCTTCCCAATCCCGTGGCTTGCCCCGACGACGAGCGTCGTCTTGTCGTGCAGGTCTTCCGACATTACCTTCGCGTGTGTCCCCCATCCGAATAACTCCTCGGGTGGCCACGGATCCGGCTGCTGAGACGGGGTGTCCAATCATTTTAGACAGGTTTCCATAGGGCGGTTCGGCGAACGTGACGGCGCTCCGTGGGGAACGTCGACCGCGACCGATTAGTTGGTGTGGCGGACACATTTATCACCCACCCCTCGATCGATGCGGTATGAACCCGGAGAACGCCGCGAGTCACCTGTCGATACCGGCAGACATGATACTCAAAGCGTGCGGCGACCCGCCCCTGCCCGAGATGGGCGTCATCGAACAGGTGTGGGAAACGGACCCGGTCCACTCGAGGAGACGGCCGAGACGGTGTGGCAGGCGGTTCACGACCTACCGTTCGAGGGCGTCCCCGACGGCGGCGAGATCGTCCTCAGCGATGAGAGCCGCAGAATCTCGAACCTGGCGGCCATCGTCTCGGACGTCGCCGACGCCGCCTCGGCGGCCGGCTACGAGCCTTTCGTATTCCCCGCGATGGGCAACCACAGCGGCGCGACCGGCGAGGGATAACGGAAGATGTTGAACGAGCTCGGTGTGCCCGAGGACGCCACCGACTATGAGATTCGGTTGAGCATCGACGTCGTCGAAGTCGGCCGGACCTCGAACCGCGACGTCCCGGTCGTCGACGAAATCGCCATTGTCGAGAACCAGCACGACGACACGGCGTTTGTCGAGTGCGTC from Natrinema versiforme harbors:
- a CDS encoding IclR family transcriptional regulator, yielding MGRNTGNNPNRIGAVKNLFEVVEGMEEFGGCGVRELADYIDVPKSTVHIYLKSLEDAGYVVQRDGQYQLSLRFLQVGGQVRHNNGLYQVGRNEIDELAQETGEVATIGCEECGYRVMLYRTEPIGAIFNNAPTGEYTRMHWTALGKAMLSQQSDERIGEIIEEHGLPQATEHTIVDRDALQDEIETVREQGYAIEDEERVNGVRSVAVPVSSEGVTADAAISVAGPKHDFDEDRIENELVPELQNTANVIELKTKHY
- a CDS encoding SDR family NAD(P)-dependent oxidoreductase, translated to MSDTFEGEAAIVTGASRGIGSGIATELADRGASVVVNYRSSEERAEAVVDEITDTGGEAVAVQADVSDEDDVAAMVEATVDRYGSLDVMVNNAGMTTLGPAEEINLDDWRRVIDVDLTGVFIGCQAAGHQMLSQPDGGSIVNVASMMGEMGFHMRAPYCAAKAGVINLTRTLAVEWATEDVTVNALAPGFIKTDITDQTQGSAGYTDDDIRRRTPMARYGTVQEMANCVGFLAQGDTYVTGEVLCADGGWTSDAWRYHEERA
- a CDS encoding SDR family NAD(P)-dependent oxidoreductase, which encodes MSEDLHDKTTLVVGASHGIGKKIAEEYAERGSNVAALARSVGDLEALVESLPTDCVAVECDVRDDASVADAVTTAVDALGPIDVAVNSAGTIARSRLHEADEADLTRVVDVNLLGALRVSKHVLPSLMETEGTLIHVSSEAGSVGVPELPTYCASKGGLDAAVQQLAVDYGPDGVSVVGIAPGTTKTSMNEAVRERDPSWVEERAAGIPSGRLGMPEDISGLAAYLAADRSDYLTGEVVHIDGGSTA
- a CDS encoding mannonate dehydratase translates to MVDLAVVLPPQPDDRWKLAKQMGVDNAVVHTLEIGDDKTDWSYHELQHLKNWYEDAGLEVGVIEGSVPLTDRIRLGLEGRNEDIAEFKKFIRNCGRLDIPVVCYDWMVGIRWARTEAHVEARGGSLVTAYSDDRMHRNGAEQAVDATREQIWEALEYFLREVTPVAEEAGVKLGLHPDDPPRASLGGVPRIVNSPKAYQRVLDAYDSEYNGITFCQGNFAAMGVDIPATIRRFGDRINFVHFRDVDGDADDFVETWHDDGPTDMLAAMEAYQDAVDDDVVMRPDHVPTMVGEDNSNPGYHTKGRLFAVGYMRGLLERTA